A genomic region of Mitsuaria sp. 7 contains the following coding sequences:
- the paaA gene encoding 1,2-phenylacetyl-CoA epoxidase subunit PaaA: MYTQAMSVGPQDQATKLQTAEEQQRNEAFEARIDAGDFIEAKDWMPEHYRKTLVRQISQHAHSEIVGMLPEGNWITRAPTLKRKAILLAKVQDEGGHGLYLYSAAETLGTSRDQMLDALHTGKAKYSSIFNYPTLTWADIGVVGWLVDGAAIMNQVPLCRCSYGPYARAMIRICREESFHQRQGYESLLVMMREGTDAQKAMVQDAVNRWWWPSLMMFGPADKDSPNSEQSMRWGIKRLTNDELRQKFVDATVPQAELLGITLPDPDLKWNAERDHHDFGAIDWAEFWRVVGGNGPCNTERLGTRVKAWDDGAWVRDAALAHAKKRATEAKAA; the protein is encoded by the coding sequence ATGTACACGCAAGCCATGAGCGTCGGTCCGCAGGACCAGGCGACCAAGCTGCAGACCGCCGAAGAGCAGCAGCGCAACGAGGCCTTCGAGGCCCGCATCGATGCGGGCGATTTCATCGAGGCCAAGGACTGGATGCCGGAGCACTACCGCAAGACGCTGGTGCGGCAGATCAGCCAGCACGCGCACTCGGAGATCGTCGGCATGCTGCCGGAAGGCAACTGGATCACGCGCGCCCCGACGCTCAAGCGCAAGGCGATCCTGCTGGCCAAGGTGCAGGACGAGGGCGGCCACGGGCTCTACCTGTACTCCGCCGCCGAGACGCTGGGCACCAGCCGCGACCAGATGCTGGACGCGCTGCACACCGGCAAGGCCAAGTACAGCTCGATCTTCAACTACCCCACGCTGACCTGGGCCGACATCGGCGTGGTCGGCTGGCTGGTGGACGGCGCGGCGATCATGAACCAGGTGCCGCTGTGCCGCTGCTCCTACGGCCCGTACGCCCGCGCGATGATCCGCATCTGCCGCGAGGAGTCCTTCCATCAGCGCCAGGGCTACGAGAGCCTGCTGGTGATGATGCGCGAGGGCACCGACGCGCAGAAGGCGATGGTCCAGGACGCGGTGAACCGCTGGTGGTGGCCGTCGCTGATGATGTTCGGACCGGCGGACAAGGATTCGCCGAACTCCGAGCAGTCGATGCGCTGGGGCATCAAGCGCCTGACCAACGATGAGCTGCGTCAGAAGTTCGTCGACGCGACCGTGCCGCAGGCCGAGCTGCTCGGCATCACGCTGCCCGATCCCGACCTGAAGTGGAACGCCGAGCGCGACCACCACGACTTCGGCGCGATCGACTGGGCCGAGTTCTGGCGCGTCGTCGGCGGCAACGGTCCCTGCAACACCGAGCGCCTGGGCACCCGCGTCAAGGCCTGGGACGACGGCGCCTGGGTCCGCGACGCTGCGCTCGCCCACGCGAAGAAGCGCGCCACCGAAGCCAAGGCGGCTTGA
- the paaB gene encoding 1,2-phenylacetyl-CoA epoxidase subunit PaaB: MSINQTTGANEWPLWEVFVRNKAGLDHKHCGSLHAPDSKMALQMARDVYTRRQEGVSIWVVPSSAIVASDPGEKAMYFDPMEDKVYRHPTFYDLPESLDHM; this comes from the coding sequence ATGAGCATCAACCAAACGACCGGCGCCAACGAATGGCCCCTGTGGGAAGTCTTCGTCCGCAACAAGGCGGGCCTGGACCACAAGCACTGCGGCAGCCTGCACGCGCCCGACTCGAAGATGGCGCTGCAGATGGCGCGCGACGTCTACACCCGCCGCCAGGAAGGCGTGAGCATCTGGGTCGTGCCGTCGTCGGCGATCGTCGCGTCGGACCCGGGAGAGAAGGCCATGTACTTCGACCCGATGGAGGACAAGGTGTACCGCCACCCGACCTTCTACGACCTGCCCGAGTCGCTCGACCACATGTGA
- the paaC gene encoding 1,2-phenylacetyl-CoA epoxidase subunit PaaC: MNASVQPGQRADVQYLLRIGDACLVLSHRISEWIGHAPILEEELALGNIALDLLGQSRALLTRAGQLNEQPLDEDQLAYLREERHYLNPVMMELPRGDFAFTQARNLIAACWLMPMWTRLQASSDAEVAAIAAKAVKEVRYHQQHAAEWVVRLGDGTEESAQRMKAALAQLWPYVNELFASDEIDAAAETSGLGPAWSSLKPDWDAAMDEVLAEAQLARPKDTPHVYTGVRGVHSEHMGHMLATMQSLQRSYPGGVW, translated from the coding sequence ATGAACGCTTCCGTCCAACCCGGCCAGCGAGCCGACGTCCAGTACCTGTTGCGCATCGGCGACGCCTGCCTGGTGCTGTCGCACCGCATCTCCGAATGGATCGGCCACGCGCCCATCCTGGAAGAGGAACTCGCGCTGGGCAACATCGCGCTGGACCTGCTGGGCCAGTCGCGCGCGCTGCTGACGCGCGCCGGCCAGCTCAACGAGCAGCCGCTCGACGAGGACCAGCTCGCCTACCTGCGCGAGGAACGCCACTACCTGAACCCCGTGATGATGGAGCTGCCGCGCGGCGACTTCGCTTTCACGCAGGCCCGCAACCTGATCGCCGCCTGCTGGCTGATGCCGATGTGGACGCGGCTGCAGGCGTCCAGCGACGCCGAGGTCGCCGCCATCGCCGCCAAGGCGGTGAAGGAAGTCCGCTATCACCAGCAGCATGCGGCCGAGTGGGTGGTGCGCCTGGGCGACGGCACGGAGGAATCGGCGCAGCGGATGAAGGCCGCGCTCGCGCAGCTGTGGCCTTACGTCAACGAGCTGTTCGCGTCGGACGAGATCGACGCCGCCGCCGAAACCAGCGGCCTGGGCCCGGCCTGGTCGTCACTCAAGCCCGACTGGGATGCGGCGATGGACGAGGTCCTGGCCGAGGCGCAACTCGCGCGTCCGAAGGACACGCCGCATGTCTACACCGGCGTGCGCGGCGTCCACAGCGAACACATGGGCCACATGCTGGCGACGATGCAATCGCTGCAGCGCAGCTACCCCGGCGGGGTGTGGTGA
- the paaD gene encoding 1,2-phenylacetyl-CoA epoxidase subunit PaaD, producing MNAAPMPSHLDWLSSLTPVGPRPSSSDVGATDLGCGRLSAAWEVLSQVLDPEVPAVSLVELGIVRDLVETADGVEVVLTPTYSGCPATEAIEQSVRDALSRFGTVTVTMRRAPAWTTDWITDEGREKLRQYGIAPPGPVDMGQGVPIRIVRRREAIACPRCGSTHTEQLSAFGSTACKSLYRCIACREPFEHFKPI from the coding sequence ATGAACGCCGCCCCGATGCCTTCGCATCTCGACTGGCTGTCGTCATTGACGCCGGTCGGACCGCGTCCGTCGTCGTCCGACGTCGGCGCGACCGACCTCGGCTGCGGACGCCTGTCCGCCGCCTGGGAGGTGCTGTCGCAGGTGCTCGATCCCGAGGTGCCGGCGGTGTCGCTGGTGGAGCTCGGCATCGTGCGCGACCTGGTCGAGACCGCCGATGGCGTCGAGGTCGTGCTGACGCCGACCTACTCCGGCTGCCCTGCCACCGAGGCCATCGAGCAGAGCGTGCGCGACGCGCTGTCGCGCTTCGGCACCGTGACCGTGACGATGCGCCGCGCGCCGGCGTGGACGACCGACTGGATCACCGACGAAGGCCGCGAGAAGCTCCGCCAGTACGGCATCGCGCCGCCGGGCCCCGTCGACATGGGGCAGGGCGTGCCCATCCGCATCGTCCGCCGCCGCGAGGCCATCGCCTGCCCGCGCTGCGGCAGCACGCACACCGAGCAGCTGTCGGCCTTCGGCTCGACCGCGTGCAAGTCGCTGTACCGCTGCATCGCCTGCCGCGAGCCTTTTGAACATTTCAAGCCGATCTGA
- the paaE gene encoding 1,2-phenylacetyl-CoA epoxidase subunit PaaE, whose protein sequence is MSLHFHPLRLRAKHQDTDDAVVLCFDVPEALRETFRFTQGQYLTLRGDVDGQDLRRSYSICAGVDDGELRVGVRQVDGGAFSTWVHRHLKAGDEVQVFPPQGRFHVPLEPATGRHFVGIAAGSGITPILSIMKSVLAREPMSRFTLIYGNRRPASTMFKEELEDLKNRYMTRLTLHHVFSREHVDSPLMAGRLDQAKLSDFLSGPVPAAGIDQVFVCGPFEMNEQAEAALRAAGVPEERIHIERFGTPEMQTGRPAPHEVHEEDAEAAKVVVIRDGVSREIEFRKSDPSLLDAAARAGMDVPFSCKSGVCSTCRCKLIEGEVRMDKNFALEKHEVAAGFILSCQAHALTPRVVISFDER, encoded by the coding sequence ATGAGCCTGCATTTCCACCCGCTGCGCCTGCGCGCCAAGCATCAGGACACCGACGACGCCGTCGTGCTGTGCTTCGACGTGCCCGAGGCGCTGCGCGAGACCTTCCGCTTCACGCAAGGCCAGTACCTGACGCTGCGCGGCGACGTCGACGGCCAGGACCTGCGCCGGTCCTATTCCATCTGCGCCGGCGTCGACGATGGTGAACTGCGCGTCGGCGTGCGCCAGGTCGACGGCGGCGCCTTCTCCACCTGGGTGCACCGGCACCTGAAGGCCGGCGACGAGGTGCAGGTCTTCCCGCCGCAGGGCCGCTTCCATGTCCCGCTGGAGCCCGCGACGGGCCGTCATTTCGTGGGCATCGCGGCCGGATCGGGCATCACGCCCATCCTGTCGATCATGAAGAGCGTGCTCGCCCGCGAGCCGATGAGCCGCTTCACGCTGATCTACGGCAACCGCCGGCCGGCGTCGACGATGTTCAAGGAAGAGCTCGAGGACCTGAAGAACCGCTACATGACGCGGCTGACGCTGCATCACGTGTTCTCGCGCGAGCATGTCGATTCGCCGTTGATGGCGGGGCGGCTGGACCAGGCCAAGCTCAGCGACTTCCTGAGCGGCCCCGTGCCGGCGGCCGGCATCGACCAGGTTTTCGTCTGCGGCCCGTTCGAGATGAACGAGCAGGCCGAGGCCGCGCTGCGCGCCGCCGGCGTCCCCGAGGAACGCATCCACATCGAGCGCTTCGGCACGCCGGAGATGCAGACCGGCCGTCCGGCGCCGCACGAGGTCCACGAGGAGGACGCGGAGGCCGCCAAGGTCGTCGTGATCCGCGACGGCGTCTCGCGCGAGATCGAGTTCCGCAAGAGCGATCCCAGCCTGCTCGACGCCGCGGCGCGGGCCGGCATGGACGTCCCGTTCTCCTGCAAATCCGGCGTGTGTTCCACCTGCCGTTGCAAGTTGATCGAGGGCGAGGTCCGGATGGATAAGAATTTCGCCCTTGAGAAGCACGAAGTGGCGGCCGGATTCATCCTCAGCTGTCAGGCGCATGCCCTGACCCCGCGCGTCGTGATCTCGTTCGACGAACGCTGA
- a CDS encoding TetR/AcrR family transcriptional regulator: MARGRAPGFDATREEILAQAARLFANQGYPATSMNQVAEACSVSKPTLYHYVRDKHELLAQICQNHLQHLVDLVDEVSAQQLPPPEHLRGLIHRFVQAYGEAQNEHRVLTEDLKFLDEEHRERMVTVERQVVGRFADAVAAVRPELRGAHLHKPLTMLLFGMINWTFTWLRPDGALTYEAVAPMVADLFFGGLGAVRTELTDPSTRHQRSELDPAAPQVS, encoded by the coding sequence ATGGCCCGAGGTCGAGCTCCAGGATTTGATGCCACCCGCGAGGAGATCCTCGCGCAGGCTGCCCGACTTTTCGCCAACCAGGGCTACCCCGCGACCTCGATGAACCAGGTCGCCGAAGCCTGCTCGGTCAGCAAGCCCACGCTGTACCACTACGTCCGCGACAAGCATGAGCTGCTGGCGCAGATCTGCCAGAACCACCTGCAGCACCTGGTCGATCTGGTCGACGAGGTGAGCGCGCAGCAGCTGCCGCCGCCGGAGCACCTGCGCGGGCTGATCCACCGCTTCGTGCAGGCCTACGGCGAGGCGCAGAACGAGCACCGCGTGCTGACCGAGGACCTGAAGTTCCTCGACGAGGAGCACCGCGAGCGCATGGTGACGGTCGAGCGCCAGGTCGTGGGCCGCTTCGCCGACGCGGTGGCCGCGGTCCGGCCGGAGCTGCGCGGCGCCCATCTGCACAAGCCGCTGACCATGCTGCTCTTCGGCATGATCAACTGGACCTTCACCTGGCTTCGGCCCGACGGCGCGCTGACCTACGAGGCGGTCGCGCCCATGGTGGCGGACCTGTTCTTCGGCGGGCTGGGCGCGGTCCGGACCGAGCTCACCGATCCCTCGACGCGCCACCAGCGCAGCGAACTCGACCCGGCGGCGCCGCAAGTCTCATGA
- a CDS encoding ABC transporter substrate-binding protein → MKRIEKTLLAMAMTGAALMGAGGSAWADINVGVTVSATGPAASLGIPEKNTFSLMPKTIAGQKVNYIILDDASDTTTAVANTRKLITEHKVDVIVGSTVTPNSLAMIDAVSEAQVPMISMAASARIVEPMDAKKKWVFKTPQNDIMMALAIAGHMQAQGVKTVAYVGFADAYGEGWYGEFNKVAASKGLSIVANERYNRTDTSVTGQVLKIMAAKPDAVLVGGSGTPAALPQKTLKERGYQGKYYQTHGVANNDFLRVGGKDVEGTFLPSGPVLVVDQLPADHPAKKSAKAYVTTYEGAYGKGSVSTFGGHAWDAGLLLQAAIPEAIKKAQPGTPQFRAALRDALEGVKELPAAHGVFTMSPNDHLGLDQRARVMVKIENGTWKYQP, encoded by the coding sequence ATGAAACGCATCGAGAAGACCCTGCTGGCCATGGCCATGACGGGTGCCGCGCTGATGGGCGCGGGCGGCAGCGCCTGGGCGGACATCAACGTCGGCGTGACCGTCTCGGCCACGGGCCCGGCCGCGTCGCTGGGCATCCCGGAGAAGAACACCTTCTCCCTGATGCCCAAGACCATCGCCGGACAGAAGGTCAACTACATCATCCTGGACGACGCGTCGGACACCACGACGGCGGTCGCCAACACCCGCAAGCTGATCACCGAGCACAAGGTCGACGTGATCGTCGGTTCCACGGTCACGCCGAACTCGCTGGCGATGATCGACGCGGTGTCGGAGGCGCAGGTGCCGATGATCTCGATGGCGGCCTCGGCCCGCATCGTCGAGCCGATGGACGCGAAGAAGAAGTGGGTCTTCAAGACGCCGCAGAACGACATCATGATGGCGCTGGCCATCGCCGGCCACATGCAGGCGCAGGGCGTAAAGACGGTGGCCTACGTCGGCTTCGCCGATGCCTACGGCGAAGGCTGGTACGGCGAGTTCAACAAGGTCGCCGCCAGCAAGGGCTTGAGCATCGTCGCCAACGAGCGCTACAACCGCACCGACACCTCGGTGACCGGCCAGGTGCTCAAGATCATGGCGGCCAAGCCCGACGCGGTGCTGGTCGGCGGCAGCGGCACGCCGGCGGCGCTGCCGCAGAAGACGCTCAAGGAGCGCGGCTACCAGGGCAAGTACTACCAGACCCACGGCGTGGCCAACAACGACTTCCTGCGCGTCGGCGGCAAGGACGTCGAGGGCACCTTCCTGCCGTCGGGCCCGGTGCTGGTCGTCGACCAGCTGCCCGCGGACCATCCGGCCAAGAAGAGCGCCAAGGCCTACGTGACGACCTATGAGGGCGCGTACGGCAAGGGCAGCGTCTCGACCTTCGGCGGCCACGCGTGGGACGCGGGCCTGCTGCTGCAGGCGGCGATTCCCGAGGCCATCAAGAAGGCACAGCCGGGCACGCCGCAGTTCCGCGCGGCGCTGCGCGATGCGCTCGAAGGCGTGAAGGAGCTGCCGGCCGCGCATGGTGTCTTCACCATGTCGCCGAACGACCATCTGGGTCTCGACCAGCGCGCCCGCGTGATGGTGAAGATTGAAAACGGCACCTGGAAATATCAACCGTAA
- the paaZ gene encoding phenylacetic acid degradation bifunctional protein PaaZ — translation MSATPVLQSLIAGRWIGSTAARGLHSAVNGRLVTQTHAEEIDFGESLLFARTKTLPALLALDFQQRAAILKALATYLQEHKESLYAISAHTGATRPDSWIDIEGGFGTLFAYASMGRRELPSSNIVHEGPAQALGKLGQFMGTHVLVPKRGVAVHINAFNFPMWGMLEKFAPSFLAGMPCIVKPATATSYVAEACVRLIERSGLLPAGALQLVIGSSGDLLDRLEETDVVTFTGSADTAAQLRVNPNLIRRSVPFNAEADSLNCSILAPDVVPGDPEFDLFVKEVMREMSAKAGQKCTAIRRAIVPAAQIDAVAAALRERLAKIKIGDPSVEGVRMGALASKAQQADVAERLAQLAKGNEIVFGERDGFAPVGEGVGDGAFFAPTLLLCRDAMNNEAVHNVEAFGPVSTLMSYGDFDEALALAAKGRGSLVGSVVTKTPALAAQAVYHAAAFHGRLLVLDRDAAGESTGHGSPLPMLKHGGPGRAGGGEELGGIRAVKHYLQRCAVQASPTMLTAITGEYVRGGKVTEDAIHPFRKHFEEIQIGDSLLTHRRTVSEADIVNFGGISGDYFYMHFDEVAAKDTQFGQRIAHGYFVLSAAAGLFVSPAPGPVLANYGLDTLRFVNPVAIGDTIQARLTCKRRIDRGNRPDQPPQGVVAWDVQVTNQRGELVASYDILTLVAKKG, via the coding sequence ATGAGCGCTACCCCCGTCCTCCAAAGCCTGATCGCCGGTCGCTGGATCGGCTCCACCGCCGCGCGCGGCCTGCACAGCGCCGTCAACGGACGGTTGGTGACGCAGACCCATGCCGAAGAGATCGACTTCGGCGAGAGCCTGCTTTTCGCGCGCACGAAGACCTTGCCCGCGCTGCTCGCGCTCGACTTCCAGCAGCGCGCGGCAATCCTGAAGGCGCTCGCGACCTACCTGCAGGAACACAAAGAATCGCTCTACGCGATCTCCGCGCACACCGGCGCGACGCGTCCGGATTCGTGGATCGACATCGAAGGCGGCTTCGGCACGCTCTTCGCCTATGCATCGATGGGCCGCCGCGAGCTGCCGTCGAGCAACATCGTCCATGAAGGCCCGGCGCAGGCGCTGGGCAAGCTCGGCCAGTTCATGGGCACCCACGTGCTGGTGCCCAAGCGCGGCGTCGCCGTGCACATCAACGCCTTCAACTTCCCGATGTGGGGGATGCTGGAGAAGTTCGCGCCCAGCTTCCTCGCCGGCATGCCCTGCATCGTCAAGCCGGCCACCGCGACCAGCTACGTCGCCGAAGCCTGCGTGCGCCTGATCGAGCGGTCCGGCCTGCTGCCGGCCGGCGCGTTGCAGCTGGTCATCGGCAGTTCCGGCGATCTGCTGGACCGGCTGGAGGAGACGGACGTCGTCACCTTCACCGGCTCGGCGGACACGGCGGCGCAGCTGCGCGTCAATCCGAACCTGATCCGCCGCTCGGTGCCGTTCAACGCCGAGGCGGACAGTCTCAATTGCTCGATCCTGGCGCCGGACGTGGTGCCTGGCGATCCGGAATTCGATCTCTTCGTCAAGGAAGTGATGCGGGAGATGAGCGCCAAGGCCGGCCAGAAGTGCACGGCCATCCGTCGCGCGATCGTGCCGGCGGCGCAGATCGACGCGGTCGCCGCGGCACTGCGCGAGCGGCTCGCGAAGATCAAGATCGGCGATCCCTCCGTCGAGGGCGTGCGCATGGGCGCGCTGGCGTCCAAGGCGCAGCAGGCCGACGTGGCCGAGCGCCTGGCACAGCTCGCGAAGGGCAACGAGATCGTCTTCGGCGAGCGCGACGGCTTCGCGCCGGTGGGCGAGGGCGTCGGCGACGGCGCCTTCTTTGCGCCGACGCTGCTGCTGTGCCGCGACGCGATGAACAACGAGGCGGTCCACAACGTCGAGGCCTTCGGGCCGGTGTCGACGCTGATGAGCTACGGCGATTTCGACGAAGCGCTGGCGCTCGCCGCCAAGGGTCGCGGCAGCCTGGTGGGGTCGGTGGTCACGAAGACGCCGGCGCTGGCTGCGCAGGCCGTCTATCACGCGGCCGCCTTCCACGGCCGGCTGCTGGTGCTGGACCGCGACGCGGCGGGTGAATCGACCGGCCACGGCTCCCCGCTGCCGATGCTCAAGCATGGCGGCCCCGGCCGCGCGGGCGGCGGTGAAGAGCTCGGCGGCATCCGCGCGGTGAAGCACTACCTGCAGCGCTGCGCGGTGCAGGCCTCGCCGACGATGCTCACGGCCATCACCGGCGAGTACGTGCGCGGCGGCAAGGTCACCGAGGACGCGATCCATCCTTTCCGCAAGCATTTCGAAGAGATCCAGATCGGCGATTCGCTGCTCACGCATCGCCGCACGGTGTCCGAGGCGGACATCGTCAACTTCGGCGGCATCAGCGGCGACTACTTCTACATGCACTTCGACGAAGTCGCGGCCAAGGACACGCAATTCGGCCAGCGCATCGCGCACGGCTACTTCGTGCTGTCGGCGGCGGCGGGCCTGTTCGTGTCGCCGGCGCCGGGGCCAGTCCTTGCCAACTACGGGCTGGACACCTTGCGCTTCGTGAACCCCGTGGCCATCGGCGACACGATCCAGGCGCGGCTGACCTGCAAGCGCCGCATCGACCGCGGCAATCGTCCGGACCAGCCGCCGCAGGGCGTCGTCGCGTGGGACGTGCAGGTCACCAACCAGCGCGGCGAGCTCGTGGCGAGCTACGACATCCTGACGCTGGTGGCGAAGAAGGGCTGA
- a CDS encoding response regulator transcription factor: MRVLLVEDSEFVREQFLRLFEGLAFVQVVGYADSEEDAVQAISVLKPDVVLLDLNLQVGSGMHVLRRARESGYAGKLLVLSSRDPDFYRTLCEKHGADGFYDKAHEQLQLLDHLRVLAGEKPLF; encoded by the coding sequence ATGCGCGTCTTGCTCGTCGAGGATTCGGAGTTTGTCCGCGAGCAGTTCCTGCGATTGTTCGAGGGGCTGGCGTTCGTGCAGGTGGTGGGCTATGCCGACAGCGAGGAAGACGCCGTGCAGGCGATCTCCGTGCTCAAGCCCGACGTGGTGCTGCTCGACCTGAACCTGCAGGTCGGTTCCGGCATGCATGTGCTGCGGCGCGCGCGCGAGAGCGGGTATGCCGGCAAGCTGCTGGTGCTCAGCAGCCGCGACCCCGACTTCTACCGCACGCTGTGCGAGAAGCATGGCGCGGACGGCTTCTACGACAAGGCGCATGAGCAGCTGCAGCTGCTCGACCATCTGCGCGTGCTGGCGGGCGAGAAGCCGCTGTTCTAG
- a CDS encoding aminotransferase class V-fold PLP-dependent enzyme, translating to MDHQPFTTAVRTAQFHDLSDAHCEPIAMTSAYVFASAADAARKFSGTASGNVYSRFSNPTVQALERRIAAMERAEAAVAFASGMAAIVAMAQAWVVSGSNIVCSRDVFGTTLTAFRHYFGKLGIDVRVVDLTDLAQWDTAIDDRTAFAFMETPSNPLQNVGDIEAVALLAHARGALLAVDNSLLTPYQQNPLRLGADVVIHSAGKYMDGHGRVVAGVAVGAERLMADLRGVLRVTGAALGAMDAWLLLKSLETLHLRMTAISANAMQLARWLKASPKVAAVIYTGLATHPQHALAVSQQSGYGGVVGLRVPGGRLGAWSVVDGLRLISIATSIGDTRSMITHPASTTHGRLSAAERRQSGIGEDLLRLSVGLENVSDLMEDLDLAMAGLPDHEPVGDLLQDIAAMG from the coding sequence GTGGATCACCAACCTTTCACCACCGCCGTCCGCACCGCCCAGTTCCACGATCTGAGCGACGCGCACTGCGAGCCGATCGCGATGACCTCCGCCTATGTCTTCGCCTCGGCGGCGGACGCGGCGCGCAAGTTCAGCGGCACCGCATCGGGCAACGTGTACTCGCGCTTCTCCAATCCGACGGTGCAGGCGCTCGAGCGCCGCATCGCCGCGATGGAGCGCGCGGAGGCGGCGGTCGCGTTCGCGTCCGGCATGGCGGCGATCGTCGCCATGGCGCAGGCCTGGGTGGTCAGCGGCAGCAACATCGTCTGTTCTCGCGACGTCTTCGGCACGACGCTCACAGCCTTCCGCCACTACTTCGGCAAGCTGGGCATCGACGTGCGCGTCGTCGACCTGACCGACCTGGCGCAATGGGACACCGCGATCGACGATCGCACCGCGTTCGCGTTCATGGAGACCCCGTCCAATCCGCTTCAGAACGTGGGCGACATCGAGGCCGTCGCGCTGCTGGCCCATGCGCGCGGCGCGCTGCTGGCGGTGGACAACTCGCTGCTCACGCCGTATCAGCAGAACCCCTTGCGACTGGGCGCGGACGTCGTCATCCATTCCGCCGGCAAGTACATGGACGGCCATGGTCGCGTGGTGGCGGGCGTCGCGGTCGGCGCGGAGCGGCTGATGGCCGACCTGCGCGGCGTGCTGCGCGTGACGGGCGCCGCGTTGGGCGCGATGGACGCCTGGCTGCTGCTCAAGAGCCTGGAGACGCTGCACCTGCGGATGACGGCGATCTCCGCCAACGCGATGCAGCTGGCGCGCTGGCTGAAGGCGTCCCCCAAGGTCGCGGCCGTCATCTACACCGGACTGGCGACACATCCGCAGCATGCGCTGGCGGTGTCGCAGCAGTCGGGCTATGGCGGCGTCGTGGGCCTGCGCGTCCCGGGCGGACGCCTGGGCGCGTGGTCGGTGGTGGATGGACTGCGGCTGATCTCCATCGCGACCAGCATCGGCGACACGCGCAGCATGATCACCCACCCCGCCTCGACCACGCACGGCAGGCTGTCGGCGGCGGAGCGCCGGCAGTCCGGCATCGGCGAGGACCTGCTGCGGCTGTCGGTCGGCCTGGAGAACGTCTCCGACCTGATGGAGGACCTGGACCTCGCGATGGCCGGGCTACCCGATCACGAGCCGGTCGGCGATCTGCTGCAAGACATCGCGGCGATGGGGTGA
- a CDS encoding MFS transporter — protein sequence MKPAASSPSSRHLVYGLVAVGFLVMFVSTSVKSVYQVYFADLATHFGRGRSDFAWSGSVFMLVTGLVSPLVGSLSDRLGPLRTVVIGCLAAGAALAGTSLFDGSLPVFVLGYGLLAAFGLAAMTYVPMGVLVDRLFEQKKSGLAFAVVTNGTSISFIVLSPFWLWLAPKASWETTFLMVGVFLALPLAGLAWFAAAKSKAAGLDAASAAPDAETATGTATGTKAAPPRAWSVLRRDSGFYALAIGFMGCGASMAFIDVHLVAFWQDHSTPRGLMGVSLSLLGVLELISGLLTGWLAIRLPKRALLGVFYLLRSCAVLLLLGASEDLRTLGFAVVFGATYLGTVVLTSMFCMARYGAAIKGRAFGYLFLAHQLGAFASVQLGALSHDLWGSYQPYIVGLATLTALGGLTSWLFLRDPRIEPEPHPGLQPRPSA from the coding sequence ATGAAGCCGGCCGCGTCCTCCCCGTCGTCGAGGCACCTGGTCTACGGCCTGGTGGCCGTGGGCTTCCTGGTGATGTTCGTCTCCACCAGCGTCAAGAGCGTCTACCAGGTCTACTTCGCCGACCTGGCGACCCACTTCGGCCGCGGGCGTTCCGACTTCGCCTGGTCGGGCTCGGTGTTCATGCTGGTCACCGGCCTGGTGTCGCCGCTGGTGGGGTCGCTGAGCGACCGCCTCGGCCCGCTGCGCACCGTCGTGATCGGCTGTCTGGCCGCGGGTGCCGCGCTCGCGGGCACCAGCCTGTTCGACGGGTCGCTGCCGGTCTTCGTCCTCGGCTACGGCCTGCTCGCGGCCTTCGGCCTGGCGGCCATGACCTACGTGCCCATGGGCGTGCTGGTCGACCGGCTCTTCGAGCAGAAGAAGTCCGGGCTGGCCTTCGCGGTGGTCACCAACGGCACGTCGATCAGCTTCATCGTGCTGTCGCCGTTCTGGCTGTGGCTGGCGCCGAAGGCGTCGTGGGAAACCACCTTCCTGATGGTCGGCGTCTTCCTCGCGTTGCCCCTGGCCGGTCTGGCGTGGTTCGCCGCGGCGAAGTCGAAAGCGGCCGGCCTGGATGCCGCCAGTGCCGCGCCCGACGCGGAGACAGCGACAGGGACGGCGACCGGGACGAAGGCCGCCCCGCCCCGCGCCTGGTCCGTGCTGCGTCGCGACAGCGGCTTCTACGCGCTGGCGATCGGCTTCATGGGCTGCGGCGCCAGCATGGCCTTCATCGACGTGCACCTCGTCGCGTTCTGGCAGGACCACTCGACACCGCGCGGTCTCATGGGCGTGAGCCTGAGCCTGCTCGGCGTGCTGGAGCTGATCAGCGGACTGCTGACCGGCTGGCTGGCGATCCGGCTGCCCAAGCGTGCCCTGCTCGGCGTGTTCTACCTCCTGAGGTCCTGCGCGGTGCTGCTGCTGCTCGGCGCGTCGGAAGACCTGCGCACGCTGGGCTTCGCCGTCGTGTTCGGCGCGACCTATCTGGGCACGGTGGTGCTGACCTCGATGTTCTGCATGGCCCGGTACGGCGCGGCGATCAAGGGCCGGGCCTTCGGCTACCTGTTCCTGGCGCATCAGCTCGGCGCCTTCGCGTCCGTGCAGCTCGGCGCGCTCAGCCACGACCTGTGGGGCAGCTACCAGCCCTACATCGTCGGACTGGCGACGCTGACGGCGCTCGGCGGGCTGACGAGCTGGCTGTTCCTGCGCGACCCGCGCATCGAGCCGGAGCCGCACCCCGGCTTGCAGCCCCGTCCCTCCGCCTGA